The Sulfurovum riftiae genome segment GAGAGCTGATCTTCACGCGACATTAGGAATTTTTGTTTCCATGCACTCTCGTTCCCATGCTCTGCGTGGGAATGCATATATGCAGCTCATAGAGAAGGAAACAAACAGGCTTTCCTACTCTCTTTTACCGGTTGCTTAGGTCTCTGACACATCGTACATGCTGGGTACGGTCCTGCCTGGACGGTTCTGCTTCACCGTAACGCAGAGAGAGCCTCCAGGCCTCTTTCTTCGGAGCCCCGGCAAAGGGTGTCGCGGTCCAGAACCACTCATCAACACGCATGACAAAACCGTTCTTGAGCGCCGGACGTTCCCGCCTCATATCAATGATCGTATAAGCTTCCGCCAGTGTCGGAAGACGCCAGTCACTGAACCCGTCAACGTCAAACTCTTCACAATACTTCTTTGCTTCCGCATACGTTTTTTCTACTTTGGCGACATCCTTATTGTCCTGCCACACGAACCCGGTTTTCTCATCCACCTTGGATGATGATGCGAAGAGCAGCGTTCCCGTCATCATTATCAACAATGCCGTTCTCATTTGTTCTCCTTTTCAACTTTTGCGGGAATGTCCTTCACACAGCGCACTGCATGGTTGGTACTCTTGTAACTGTAGAAACTCTTCCCTGTACGAAAATCGATCGTCCAGGCACGTGAAACATTGGGAGCGAAGTCGGTCGAGGTCCAGTAGGTCTCCTCCTTCACAAAACTGAAAACAGGGTTGATCGCAGGGTTGACACGGCTGTAGTCGACAATGGAGAAAAGCTCTTTGAATGTCGGCAGCCTCCACGCTTCCATCCCGCCAAGAACCAGCTTGTCACAATACGCAACAGCATCATCCCAATCTTCCCCGTTCTGCCCGGAAGCCGGATCATCCTCCCAATAGATACTATTCCTCTTGTCCAGAACGACATTGGGTATGCCCTTCGCGTAAACCGTACTGCCCATTCCGGCCAGCACTGCCGCGGCCAAAAGTATTTTATATTTCTGCATACCGATCTCTCTTTTCAATTTTTATTTTCAACACTTCTCAAATCATATCTTAATTTGTATGAATTCTCTATCAGACAAGGGAATACATAAAAAAACCCGTAGGTCGGGGTGCACCACAGGCACTTCCTTCGGTCGTCCTCACCCCGACGATCCAATTCCAACATCACAATAAAATCTAATACCCTATGTAAAACGTCGGGGTACGGAGACCCCGACCTACGTGAATGATGAATATTCCCAATCCTCCATATTCTCTACCAAACCATGTTTTACGGGGTTATATCTTATATATTCCATTTTCTCAAACAGATCTTTTTCATTTCGTATGGTATGTTCATAATAGCGTTCCTGCCAGATTCCTGCATGGCTTCGTCTGTATTTTGAAGGGCTTAGATCTATTTTTGCGTCATTGATCGTCGGGGTACGGAGACCCCGACCTACGGTCCTGTATACAAAGGCTCTTTTGATATTGCTGATGATCTTGGGGTACGCTTTGGCAATTTTCGGGGTGATGATCATATGTATATGGTCAGGCAATACCACAATGGCATCTATGGTGTAGTCATAGTTTTTTTTGCTGTACCCAAATGCATAACGCAGATGCTCGATATTATCTATAAGAATCGGTTTTCGTTCATGGGTGACCAGTGTTAAAAAATAGCTATGCCCAT includes the following:
- a CDS encoding DUF1566 domain-containing protein; protein product: MRTALLIMMTGTLLFASSSKVDEKTGFVWQDNKDVAKVEKTYAEAKKYCEEFDVDGFSDWRLPTLAEAYTIIDMRRERPALKNGFVMRVDEWFWTATPFAGAPKKEAWRLSLRYGEAEPSRQDRTQHVRCVRDLSNR
- a CDS encoding DUF1566 domain-containing protein; the encoded protein is MQKYKILLAAAVLAGMGSTVYAKGIPNVVLDKRNSIYWEDDPASGQNGEDWDDAVAYCDKLVLGGMEAWRLPTFKELFSIVDYSRVNPAINPVFSFVKEETYWTSTDFAPNVSRAWTIDFRTGKSFYSYKSTNHAVRCVKDIPAKVEKENK
- a CDS encoding REP-associated tyrosine transposase, which gives rise to MEYRRIFADGHSYFLTLVTHERKPILIDNIEHLRYAFGYSKKNYDYTIDAIVVLPDHIHMIITPKIAKAYPKIISNIKRAFVYRTVGRGLRTPTINDAKIDLSPSKYRRSHAGIWQERYYEHTIRNEKDLFEKMEYIRYNPVKHGLVENMEDWEYSSFT